Proteins encoded within one genomic window of Sphingomonas cannabina:
- a CDS encoding M13 family metallopeptidase produces MRLSAIATILLAGTALSAGVHAQSTVAPADTPPASAGAPKIGTFGLDTSGMDRSVAPGDDFYDYANGNWDKRTQIPADRASFGMFHVLQDLSLEQTRTILEEAAKQPGSKIGDYYASFLDEAAAEAKGIAPIKPWLTAIAGAKDKTALVTEAAKLQRAGVGGFFGLGVTQDAKEPEKYIVMTNQSGLMLPDRDYYLKDDPKLEGIRTAYKAYLAQLLTMAGETDGAARANAVFELEKQIATVHWTRIENRDEDKTYNRWLTADFESKAPGYPWHAYAAALGVPAQPYYIVSQPSAVTAEAKIFADAPIQVLRDFYTLRVLDTFAPYLNSAFDKAEFAFNGTVLSGQPQQRPRWKRGVALVSAGLGEAVGQVYVARYFPPESKAAIDDLVKNLRAAMGDRLQKLEWMAPETKQKALAKLAAFTPKIGYPDKWRDYSALRIERGDLVGNVARANEFEFQRDLNKLGKPLDRGEWFMTPMTINAYANPPMNEIVFPAAILQAPFFDPHADAAINYGGIGAVIGHELSHHFDDQGRKYDPSGKLAEWWTPQDVERFKSFTDKLVKQYDAYEPLPGQHVQGELTLGENIADLAGLTVAYEAYKKSLNGKPAPVIDGLTGDQRFYLGWAQVWRSKYREPILRQQLLSDPHSPGPERVATVRNLDPWYDAYKPKPGEKLYLAPDQRVRIW; encoded by the coding sequence ATGCGGCTTTCCGCCATTGCCACCATCCTTCTCGCCGGCACCGCGCTTTCGGCCGGCGTTCATGCCCAGTCGACCGTTGCGCCGGCCGATACGCCGCCGGCGAGCGCCGGGGCGCCCAAGATCGGGACCTTCGGCCTCGACACCTCGGGCATGGACCGCAGCGTCGCCCCCGGCGACGACTTCTACGACTATGCCAACGGCAATTGGGACAAGCGGACGCAGATCCCCGCCGATCGCGCGTCGTTCGGCATGTTCCACGTGCTGCAGGACCTGTCGCTCGAGCAGACCCGCACGATCCTGGAGGAGGCCGCGAAGCAGCCCGGCAGCAAGATCGGCGATTACTACGCGAGCTTCCTGGACGAAGCCGCGGCCGAGGCGAAGGGGATCGCGCCGATCAAGCCGTGGCTGACGGCGATCGCCGGCGCCAAGGACAAGACCGCGCTGGTGACCGAGGCGGCCAAGCTCCAGCGCGCCGGCGTCGGCGGCTTCTTCGGGCTCGGCGTGACCCAGGACGCCAAGGAGCCTGAGAAGTACATCGTCATGACGAACCAGTCGGGCCTGATGCTGCCCGACCGCGACTATTATCTGAAGGACGATCCCAAGCTCGAGGGCATCCGGACCGCCTACAAGGCCTATCTCGCCCAGCTGCTGACGATGGCGGGCGAGACCGACGGCGCCGCGCGCGCCAATGCGGTGTTCGAGCTGGAGAAGCAGATCGCGACGGTCCACTGGACCCGCATCGAGAACCGCGACGAGGACAAGACCTACAACCGCTGGCTGACCGCCGACTTCGAGAGCAAGGCGCCGGGCTACCCCTGGCATGCCTATGCGGCCGCGCTCGGCGTGCCGGCGCAGCCCTATTACATCGTCTCGCAGCCGTCGGCGGTGACGGCCGAGGCGAAGATCTTCGCCGACGCGCCGATCCAGGTGCTGCGCGATTTTTACACGCTGCGCGTGCTCGACACGTTCGCCCCCTATCTCAACAGCGCGTTCGACAAGGCGGAGTTCGCGTTCAACGGCACCGTCCTGTCCGGGCAGCCGCAGCAGCGGCCGCGGTGGAAGCGTGGCGTGGCACTGGTCAGCGCCGGGCTGGGCGAGGCGGTCGGGCAGGTCTATGTCGCGCGCTACTTCCCGCCGGAATCGAAGGCGGCGATCGACGATCTGGTCAAGAACCTCCGTGCCGCGATGGGCGACCGGCTCCAGAAGCTCGAATGGATGGCGCCGGAGACCAAGCAGAAGGCGCTGGCCAAGCTGGCCGCCTTCACGCCCAAGATCGGCTATCCCGACAAGTGGCGCGACTATTCGGCGCTACGGATCGAGCGCGGCGACCTGGTCGGCAATGTCGCGCGCGCCAACGAGTTCGAGTTCCAGCGTGATCTCAACAAGCTCGGCAAGCCGCTCGACCGCGGCGAGTGGTTCATGACGCCGATGACGATCAATGCCTATGCCAATCCGCCGATGAACGAGATCGTGTTCCCGGCAGCGATCCTGCAGGCGCCGTTCTTCGATCCGCATGCCGACGCGGCGATCAACTATGGCGGGATCGGCGCGGTGATCGGGCACGAGCTCAGCCATCATTTCGACGACCAGGGCCGCAAGTACGATCCCAGCGGCAAGCTCGCCGAATGGTGGACGCCGCAGGACGTCGAACGGTTCAAGAGCTTCACCGACAAGCTGGTGAAGCAGTACGACGCCTATGAGCCGCTGCCCGGCCAGCATGTCCAGGGCGAGCTGACGCTGGGCGAGAACATCGCCGATCTCGCCGGGCTGACCGTCGCCTATGAGGCGTACAAGAAGTCGCTGAACGGCAAGCCGGCGCCGGTGATCGACGGCCTGACCGGGGACCAGCGCTTCTACCTCGGCTGGGCGCAGGTGTGGCGCTCCAAATATCGCGAGCCGATCCTGCGCCAGCAGCTCTTGAGCGATCCGCACTCGCCGGGACCGGAGCGCGTCGCGACGGTGCGCAACCTCGATCCCTGGTATGACGCCTACAAGCCGAAGCCGGGCGAGAAGCTCTACCTGGCACCGGATCAGCGCGTCCGCATCTGGTGA
- a CDS encoding hybrid sensor histidine kinase/response regulator, translated as MATLPHSSGQPQHPSVALPLVVAVGAAALAAAAILLLIGDRTLAIGFGAAGLIVGAAAFAASRLIHAATAVSTEPDWGVAHAIAATSAEAVAVTDRAGRIVCANDRYETLFGGYPTPPNVPLPEDEVGRLGTAGRAAWREGEGRTALIVRDERVEVTVGRIGDEMLLWRFKMADAVNVVAIATAAIAGPNGDRLGGAGIMAALLGPDGRVRTANRVLRARAMGHEEGAIEGRDFARFLITDSAGLVRFEREGLGGNPLRVLQVPFLDGDDAPMLVVLLDEEPQITVPAIGSSAASHVRSLIALLPVPLALIDREGRFLHMNEAFTRVTGVNGSAPPLYPGDLVVRDDKAALADAIRRFAGGAAHSTQMPVRFADRPDEPVQVGLAGARGLGEAAVLMSVKDDAEEGKLKDQVAQATKMQAVGQLAGGVAHDFNNILTAIIGHCDLMLMRHTPGDSDYDDIQQIRMNSNRAAGLTRQLLAFSRQQTLRPQVLQLPDVISEVSNLLKRLLGETVRLVVNHGRNLGPVRIDPGQLEQVVINLAVNARDAMLAKNPNGGGTLTIETMAVGPSEVRGMEDDVLPVGDYTALRVSDTGTGIPADVLPKIFEPFFTTKEVGKGTGLGLSTVYGIVKQSGGYIFAESPRSGGAAFTIYLPVHSAAAAPAPAPASSSKAKPGDTWGSGTILLVEDEDMVRAVAERALTRQGYQVVTAENGEAALELLAQMESAPDLLISDVVMPTMDGPTMVRRARERYPNLAILFMSGYAEEQLRRSIDIDRVAFLPKPFSVQQLAEAARDVLAAK; from the coding sequence ATGGCCACGCTTCCGCACTCGTCAGGACAACCCCAACATCCCTCCGTCGCGCTACCGCTGGTCGTCGCGGTCGGCGCGGCGGCCTTGGCGGCGGCAGCGATCCTGTTGCTGATCGGTGACCGCACGCTGGCGATCGGATTCGGCGCGGCGGGCCTGATCGTCGGCGCTGCCGCCTTCGCGGCGTCGCGGCTGATCCATGCCGCGACCGCCGTCTCGACCGAGCCGGACTGGGGCGTCGCCCACGCGATCGCCGCGACCTCGGCGGAGGCGGTCGCGGTCACCGACCGGGCTGGGCGCATCGTCTGCGCCAACGATCGCTACGAGACGCTGTTCGGCGGCTATCCGACCCCGCCCAACGTGCCGCTGCCCGAAGACGAGGTCGGCCGGCTCGGCACCGCCGGCCGTGCCGCCTGGCGGGAAGGGGAGGGACGGACCGCGCTGATCGTGCGCGACGAGCGCGTCGAGGTGACCGTCGGCCGGATCGGCGACGAGATGCTGCTGTGGCGCTTCAAGATGGCCGATGCCGTCAACGTCGTCGCGATCGCGACGGCGGCCATTGCCGGGCCCAACGGCGACCGGCTTGGCGGCGCGGGGATCATGGCGGCCTTGCTCGGGCCGGACGGGCGGGTGCGTACCGCCAATCGCGTGCTCCGCGCCCGTGCGATGGGGCATGAGGAGGGCGCGATCGAGGGCCGCGACTTCGCGCGTTTCCTCATCACCGACAGCGCCGGGCTGGTCCGTTTCGAGCGCGAAGGGCTGGGTGGCAACCCGCTGCGCGTGCTGCAGGTGCCGTTCCTCGACGGCGACGACGCGCCGATGCTGGTGGTCCTGCTCGACGAGGAGCCGCAGATCACGGTGCCCGCGATCGGATCGAGCGCGGCGAGCCACGTCCGCAGCCTCATCGCGCTGCTGCCGGTGCCGCTGGCGCTGATCGATCGCGAGGGCCGGTTCCTGCACATGAACGAGGCCTTCACCCGCGTGACCGGCGTCAACGGGTCGGCGCCGCCACTCTATCCGGGCGACCTGGTCGTGCGCGACGACAAGGCGGCGCTGGCCGACGCGATCCGCCGCTTCGCCGGCGGCGCGGCGCATTCGACGCAGATGCCGGTGCGCTTCGCCGATCGGCCCGACGAGCCGGTGCAGGTCGGCCTCGCCGGCGCGCGCGGGCTCGGCGAGGCGGCGGTGCTGATGAGCGTCAAGGACGATGCCGAGGAAGGCAAGCTCAAGGACCAGGTCGCGCAGGCGACCAAGATGCAGGCGGTCGGCCAGCTCGCCGGCGGCGTCGCGCACGACTTCAACAACATCCTGACCGCGATCATCGGCCACTGCGACCTGATGCTGATGCGCCATACGCCGGGCGACAGCGACTATGACGACATCCAGCAGATCAGGATGAACTCGAACCGCGCGGCCGGGCTGACGCGCCAGCTGCTCGCCTTCTCGCGCCAGCAGACGCTCAGGCCGCAGGTGCTGCAGCTTCCCGACGTGATCTCGGAGGTATCGAACCTCCTGAAGCGCCTGCTCGGCGAGACGGTGCGGCTGGTCGTCAACCACGGACGCAACCTGGGGCCGGTGCGGATCGATCCGGGCCAGCTCGAGCAGGTGGTGATCAACCTCGCCGTCAATGCCCGCGATGCGATGCTCGCCAAGAACCCCAACGGCGGCGGCACGCTGACGATCGAGACGATGGCGGTCGGTCCGTCCGAGGTGCGTGGCATGGAGGACGACGTGCTTCCGGTCGGCGATTATACGGCGCTCCGCGTCTCCGACACCGGCACCGGCATTCCGGCCGACGTGCTGCCCAAGATCTTCGAGCCGTTCTTCACCACGAAGGAGGTGGGGAAGGGGACCGGGCTCGGGCTTTCGACCGTCTATGGCATCGTCAAGCAGTCGGGCGGCTATATCTTCGCCGAGAGCCCGCGCAGCGGCGGCGCGGCGTTCACCATCTATCTGCCGGTCCATTCGGCGGCCGCCGCGCCGGCTCCCGCACCGGCGTCGTCGTCGAAAGCGAAGCCGGGCGATACCTGGGGCAGCGGCACCATTCTCCTCGTCGAGGACGAGGACATGGTGCGCGCGGTGGCGGAGCGGGCGTTGACGCGGCAGGGCTATCAGGTGGTCACTGCCGAGAATGGCGAAGCGGCCCTGGAGCTGCTTGCGCAGATGGAGAGCGCGCCCGACCTGCTGATCTCCGACGTCGTCATGCCGACGATGGACGGCCCGACGATGGTGCGGCGCGCCCGCGAGCGTTATCCCAACCTCGCGATCCTGTTCATGTCCGGATATGCCGAGGAGCAGTTGCGTCGCTCGATCGACATCGACCGCGTCGCTTTCCTGCCGAAACCCTTTTCGGTTCAGCAGCTTGCCGAGGCCGCGCGCGACGTGCTGGCCGCGAAGTGA
- a CDS encoding DUF2062 domain-containing protein yields the protein MAEPARRKDWLARWIANNVPTREQLEQSRLLRPVAHRVLAPALWRFTRRSVPRGTALGLFVGIFLMIPGLQIAGAALLALPFRANVPIAAAMTFLSNPATTPFILYASVYIGNLLLGRTADASGFMALVNANAGLSQWVAWLLSEAAPALILGLSVIASGCALLGYAATALGWRWWIARKWRKRHDARSSSLTR from the coding sequence GTGGCTGAGCCGGCCCGCCGCAAGGACTGGCTTGCACGCTGGATCGCGAACAACGTGCCGACGCGCGAGCAGCTCGAGCAGAGCCGGCTGCTGCGCCCCGTCGCGCATCGCGTCCTCGCACCGGCGCTGTGGCGGTTCACCCGGCGATCGGTGCCGCGCGGGACGGCGCTCGGCCTGTTCGTCGGCATCTTCCTGATGATCCCGGGGCTTCAGATCGCCGGCGCTGCCCTGCTGGCGCTGCCGTTCCGCGCCAATGTGCCGATCGCCGCGGCGATGACCTTTCTCAGCAATCCGGCGACGACGCCCTTCATCCTCTACGCGTCGGTCTACATCGGCAATCTGCTGCTCGGCCGTACCGCCGATGCATCGGGGTTCATGGCGCTGGTCAACGCCAATGCCGGCCTGTCCCAATGGGTGGCCTGGCTCCTGTCCGAGGCCGCGCCGGCGCTGATCCTCGGACTGAGCGTGATCGCGAGCGGTTGCGCGCTGCTCGGCTATGCCGCGACCGCCCTTGGCTGGCGCTGGTGGATCGCGCGCAAGTGGCGCAAACGCCACGACGCGCGGAGTTCCTCCTTAACGCGTTGA
- the greB gene encoding transcription elongation factor GreB translates to MDRPNYITPAGFTALRAEYDALFAEERPKLVDTIAWAAGNGDRSENGDYIYGRKRLREIDRRLGWLSKRMKAAKVIDPAAQQDRSRVWFGATVTIADEDDNERILTLVGDDEADAGAGRVGWNAPLARALRGAAVGDLRRVALPAGEREYEVVAITYP, encoded by the coding sequence ATGGACCGTCCCAACTACATAACCCCTGCCGGCTTCACCGCCCTGCGCGCCGAATATGACGCGCTGTTCGCCGAGGAACGCCCCAAGCTGGTCGACACGATCGCCTGGGCGGCGGGCAACGGCGACCGGTCGGAGAACGGCGACTATATCTACGGCCGCAAGCGGCTGCGCGAGATCGATCGGCGGCTGGGCTGGCTGTCGAAGCGGATGAAGGCGGCCAAGGTGATCGATCCTGCCGCGCAGCAGGACCGCAGCCGCGTCTGGTTCGGCGCGACCGTCACGATCGCAGACGAGGACGACAATGAACGCATCCTCACGCTGGTCGGCGACGACGAGGCGGATGCGGGTGCCGGCCGCGTCGGCTGGAATGCCCCGCTCGCCAGGGCGCTGCGCGGCGCCGCGGTCGGCGACCTGCGCCGGGTCGCGCTCCCGGCCGGCGAGCGCGAATATGAGGTGGTGGCGATCACCTATCCGTGA
- a CDS encoding lytic transglycosylase domain-containing protein, protein MLGWVSKGALLLACVSGGAIAAGLHQRAVPQQLLPPQYNANTSGGAPQQILPSQVYGSPAPTPTPTVTPSYPTQSYASTGDSSSAALLSAIDQWKMLQQSDNLGFSTYANFLLAHPGWPGETSRRAAAETSAGQDSPSTTVRFFDRFPPLTGSGHVRYAVALAAMGQRDRAAEQARKAWRKGVLRPSDESLLLGQFSSSFGPDDQDARMDMLLWQGATSAAQRQLAYTSPARQAIFAARLAYRTNAPDAMTRGAAVEASALNDAGFLADRASWYRNNNASPTARAQLARPHQLRVLPTHPEKWYEVLLTNARGAYADRQYQTAYDIARQVDDAYPPQTDVSSKSLGERDDYTSLVWLAGTAAMQNLGRPRDAIGMFERYSLGSKSPTTQSKGLYWAGRAAEAAGDPRANDFYTRAAGYSDLYYGQLAAERLGQALRAPAPIATVDVAPDTRSAFAAKETVRAARLLGSLGRWEDQSAFVRQIAADATTDTDHLLAAELSRAINRPDLGVMVGRSALQNGLSDYTAAGYPSVRVPAASNDYWTIVHAIARQESQFNRTAISHAGARGLLQLMPGTAREQAGKLGLSYNPSSLTTDTDYNIMLGSSYFDRMYRLYNSYPLAVAAYNAGPGNVNKWIAANGDPRMSGVDIVNWIENIPIYETKNYVQRVLENAVVYDLMNPQHARSRGPNNLSWYLGKRRPG, encoded by the coding sequence ATGCTCGGGTGGGTTTCCAAGGGCGCGTTGTTGCTTGCGTGCGTATCGGGGGGGGCAATCGCCGCCGGCCTGCATCAGCGTGCCGTGCCGCAGCAGCTGCTTCCGCCGCAATACAATGCCAATACCTCGGGGGGGGCTCCGCAGCAGATCCTTCCATCGCAGGTTTACGGCAGCCCCGCTCCGACACCGACCCCGACGGTGACGCCGAGCTATCCGACGCAAAGCTATGCCTCGACGGGCGATTCATCCTCCGCTGCGCTGCTTTCGGCGATCGATCAGTGGAAGATGCTGCAGCAGTCGGACAATCTCGGCTTCTCGACCTACGCCAATTTCCTGCTCGCCCATCCCGGCTGGCCGGGCGAGACCAGCCGGCGCGCCGCGGCGGAGACATCCGCAGGCCAGGATTCGCCGAGCACCACCGTCCGCTTCTTCGATCGCTTTCCGCCGCTGACCGGTTCCGGTCACGTCCGTTACGCCGTGGCGCTCGCCGCGATGGGTCAGCGCGACCGCGCTGCCGAGCAGGCGCGCAAGGCGTGGCGCAAGGGCGTGCTGCGCCCGTCAGACGAATCGCTGCTGCTCGGCCAGTTCTCCAGCAGCTTCGGTCCCGACGACCAGGATGCGCGGATGGACATGCTGCTGTGGCAGGGCGCGACCAGCGCCGCCCAGCGCCAGCTCGCCTATACCTCGCCGGCGCGGCAGGCGATCTTCGCCGCGCGGCTCGCCTATCGCACCAATGCGCCGGATGCGATGACACGCGGCGCCGCGGTTGAGGCTTCGGCGCTGAACGACGCCGGCTTCCTCGCCGATCGCGCGAGCTGGTACCGCAACAACAATGCGAGCCCCACCGCGCGCGCCCAGCTCGCCCGGCCGCACCAGCTCAGGGTCCTGCCGACGCACCCCGAGAAATGGTACGAGGTGCTGCTCACCAACGCACGCGGCGCCTATGCCGACCGTCAGTACCAGACGGCGTATGACATCGCGCGCCAGGTCGACGACGCCTATCCGCCGCAGACCGACGTCAGCAGCAAGTCGCTGGGCGAGCGCGACGATTATACCAGCCTGGTATGGCTCGCCGGCACCGCGGCGATGCAGAACCTCGGCCGGCCGCGCGACGCGATCGGCATGTTCGAGCGCTATTCGCTCGGCTCCAAGAGCCCGACCACGCAGTCGAAGGGCCTCTACTGGGCCGGCCGCGCCGCCGAGGCCGCGGGCGATCCGCGCGCGAACGACTTCTACACCCGCGCCGCGGGCTATTCCGATCTCTACTATGGCCAGCTCGCGGCGGAGCGGTTGGGCCAAGCATTGCGCGCGCCCGCGCCGATCGCCACGGTCGACGTCGCGCCGGACACCCGCTCCGCCTTCGCCGCGAAGGAGACGGTGCGCGCCGCCAGGCTGCTCGGCTCGCTCGGACGCTGGGAGGATCAGAGCGCCTTCGTCCGTCAGATCGCCGCGGATGCCACTACCGACACCGATCACCTGCTTGCCGCAGAACTCAGCCGCGCGATCAATCGGCCCGATCTCGGCGTGATGGTGGGCCGCTCGGCGCTGCAGAACGGGCTCAGCGACTATACCGCGGCGGGCTATCCCAGCGTGCGCGTCCCCGCTGCCAGCAACGACTATTGGACGATCGTCCATGCGATCGCGCGGCAGGAAAGCCAGTTCAACCGGACCGCGATCAGCCACGCCGGCGCGCGCGGGCTGCTCCAGCTCATGCCGGGTACGGCGCGCGAGCAGGCGGGCAAGCTGGGGCTCAGCTACAATCCCTCGTCGCTCACCACCGACACCGACTACAACATCATGCTGGGGTCGAGCTATTTCGACCGCATGTACCGTCTCTACAACAGCTACCCGCTGGCGGTAGCGGCCTATAACGCCGGGCCGGGCAACGTGAACAAGTGGATCGCGGCGAATGGCGACCCGCGCATGTCCGGCGTCGATATCGTCAATTGGATCGAGAATATCCCGATCTACGAGACTAAGAACTACGTCCAGCGCGTGCTCGAGAATGCCGTGGTCTACGACCTCATGAACCCGCAGCATGCCCGCAGCCGTGGGCCCAACAACCTGAGCTGGTATCTCGGCAAGCGACGGCCGGGCTGA
- a CDS encoding response regulator has translation MSRPQQILIVEDEPLIAMMLEDFLDALGKGVAGAVDTVAAALDRIAAGGIDAAIVDINLRGGETSWAIADALDAAGTPFLFATGGTDDAIVERHRDRPVLTKPFTMDGVEKALSNLIVEV, from the coding sequence ATGTCGCGTCCGCAACAAATCCTCATCGTCGAGGATGAACCTCTGATCGCCATGATGCTCGAGGATTTCCTCGATGCATTGGGCAAGGGCGTCGCGGGAGCGGTCGACACGGTCGCCGCGGCGCTCGATCGGATCGCCGCCGGCGGGATCGATGCCGCGATCGTCGACATCAACCTGCGCGGAGGCGAGACGAGCTGGGCCATCGCCGATGCGCTTGATGCGGCGGGTACCCCCTTCCTCTTCGCTACCGGCGGCACCGACGACGCAATCGTCGAACGTCATCGCGATCGGCCGGTGCTCACCAAGCCGTTCACGATGGACGGGGTAGAAAAGGCGCTCTCGAACCTGATCGTCGAGGTTTAG
- a CDS encoding gamma-glutamylcyclotransferase family protein, producing MDETIWLFSYGTLRQREVQLAVFGRELAAEADALPGYRVEMLAIGDPEVVRTSGLAEHPILRETGAAADMIEGQALAIGADDLPRADAYEVAEYRRVEVTLRSGRRAFVYVG from the coding sequence ATGGACGAGACGATCTGGCTGTTCTCCTACGGCACGCTGCGCCAGCGCGAGGTGCAGCTCGCCGTGTTCGGCCGCGAGCTTGCCGCCGAGGCCGATGCCCTGCCCGGCTATCGCGTCGAGATGCTGGCGATCGGCGATCCCGAAGTGGTACGCACCAGCGGCCTCGCCGAGCATCCGATCCTGCGCGAGACCGGCGCGGCGGCGGACATGATCGAGGGCCAGGCACTCGCCATCGGCGCGGACGACCTGCCGCGCGCCGACGCCTATGAGGTGGCGGAGTATCGGCGCGTCGAAGTGACGTTGAGGTCGGGACGCCGCGCGTTCGTCTACGTCGGCTAG
- the dapA gene encoding 4-hydroxy-tetrahydrodipicolinate synthase — translation MFSGSIPALVTPFLNGAFDEAAYRTLVEWQITEGSSALVPCGTTGEAATMPMEEHFRVVRVCVEAAKGRVPVIAGAGSNDTRVAIANIKAAKEAGADAALMVPPYYNRPNQEGIFRHFEAVAAACDLPIVLYNVPGRTVTDIKPETVARLKAALPSIVGIKDATGDMPRVSQHRASCGPDFAQLSGNDDMAIAFNATGGRGCISVTANVAPRLCAEFQAATLAGDYAKALALHDRLFPLHGALFSDASPGPVKYALNRVKPEISAELRLPMTPPSEASRRAVDAALAFAGLI, via the coding sequence ATGTTCTCCGGTTCGATTCCTGCACTGGTGACGCCGTTCCTGAACGGCGCCTTCGACGAAGCGGCATATCGCACGTTGGTTGAATGGCAGATTACCGAAGGTTCCTCGGCACTTGTGCCGTGCGGCACCACCGGCGAGGCTGCGACGATGCCGATGGAGGAGCATTTCCGCGTCGTCCGCGTCTGCGTCGAGGCGGCGAAGGGGCGCGTGCCGGTGATTGCGGGCGCGGGATCGAACGACACGCGCGTCGCGATCGCCAACATCAAGGCGGCGAAGGAAGCCGGAGCCGACGCGGCGCTGATGGTGCCGCCCTATTACAACCGGCCGAACCAGGAGGGCATCTTTCGTCATTTCGAGGCGGTGGCGGCCGCCTGCGACCTGCCGATCGTGCTCTATAACGTGCCAGGCCGTACGGTGACGGACATCAAGCCGGAGACGGTGGCGCGGCTCAAGGCGGCCCTTCCATCGATCGTCGGCATCAAGGACGCGACCGGCGACATGCCGCGCGTGTCGCAGCATCGCGCCTCGTGCGGGCCCGATTTCGCCCAGCTCTCGGGCAACGACGACATGGCGATCGCGTTCAACGCGACCGGCGGGCGTGGCTGCATCTCGGTCACCGCCAATGTCGCGCCGCGCCTGTGCGCCGAGTTCCAGGCGGCGACGCTTGCCGGCGATTATGCGAAGGCGCTGGCGCTCCACGACCGGCTGTTCCCGCTCCATGGCGCGCTGTTCAGCGACGCGTCGCCGGGGCCCGTCAAATATGCCCTGAACCGCGTGAAGCCGGAGATATCGGCCGAGCTGCGCCTGCCGATGACCCCGCCGTCGGAGGCGAGCCGCAGGGCCGTCGACGCTGCGCTGGCGTTCGCGGGGCTGATTTAG
- a CDS encoding DoxX family protein, whose translation MPIPASWSDRLLSVLRIVVGLAFLHHGTSKFFGLPPFPMPLNPLLYVAGTLELVGGALIILGLFTRPVAFVLSGMSAVGYFMVHAPKSFFPSVNGGEAILLYCFIFLFLAAAGGGAWALDAARAKRS comes from the coding sequence ATGCCGATCCCCGCAAGCTGGTCCGACCGCCTGCTCAGCGTCCTGCGCATCGTGGTGGGACTCGCCTTTCTCCACCACGGCACGTCGAAGTTCTTCGGCCTCCCGCCGTTCCCGATGCCGCTCAACCCGCTGCTCTATGTCGCGGGGACGCTTGAGCTGGTCGGCGGTGCGCTGATCATACTCGGCCTGTTCACCCGGCCGGTCGCCTTCGTGCTCTCGGGCATGAGCGCCGTCGGCTATTTCATGGTCCATGCGCCCAAGAGCTTCTTCCCCTCGGTCAACGGCGGCGAGGCGATCCTGCTCTACTGCTTCATCTTCCTGTTCCTGGCGGCAGCCGGCGGTGGCGCCTGGGCGCTCGATGCGGCCCGCGCCAAGCGCAGCTAG
- a CDS encoding acylphosphatase has product MQAQKEMLRLLISGRVQQVGYRDWVIRKAQSMGITGWVRNLSDGRVEAVAAGDEEALAVFLETCREGPRLARVDDIDVHPVHERPVKGFTKRFTA; this is encoded by the coding sequence ATGCAAGCGCAAAAGGAAATGCTGCGGCTGCTGATCAGTGGGCGGGTGCAGCAGGTCGGCTATCGCGACTGGGTGATCCGCAAGGCCCAGTCGATGGGCATCACGGGTTGGGTGCGCAATCTGTCCGACGGCCGCGTCGAGGCCGTGGCCGCGGGCGACGAGGAAGCGCTCGCCGTGTTTCTCGAGACGTGCCGCGAAGGGCCGCGCCTGGCGCGGGTCGACGACATCGACGTGCATCCGGTCCACGAGCGGCCGGTGAAGGGTTTCACGAAACGCTTCACAGCGTAA
- the smpB gene encoding SsrA-binding protein SmpB produces the protein MARPRPDTFDKKKIVAENRRARFEYFIEDVYEAGLALTGTEVKSLRFGEGSIAEAYAEVRDEQVWLVNANIPEFSHGNRFNHEPKRPRKLLLHEREINRLHGAVAREGMTLVPLSVYFNSRGRAKVELALAKGKKAHDKRDTIRERDWKREQGRLLRERG, from the coding sequence ATGGCTCGCCCACGCCCCGATACGTTCGACAAGAAGAAGATCGTCGCCGAGAACCGGCGCGCGCGCTTCGAATATTTCATCGAGGACGTGTACGAGGCCGGCCTTGCCCTGACCGGCACCGAGGTCAAGTCCCTGCGCTTCGGCGAGGGATCGATCGCGGAGGCCTATGCCGAGGTACGCGACGAGCAGGTGTGGCTGGTCAACGCCAACATCCCCGAGTTCAGCCACGGCAACCGCTTCAACCACGAACCGAAGCGGCCCCGTAAATTGCTGCTTCATGAGCGCGAGATAAACCGCCTCCATGGTGCGGTGGCGCGCGAGGGAATGACCCTTGTGCCGCTCAGCGTCTACTTTAACAGCCGTGGGCGGGCAAAGGTCGAGCTCGCGCTCGCGAAGGGCAAGAAGGCGCATGACAAGCGCGACACGATCCGGGAACGGGACTGGAAGCGGGAGCAGGGAAGGCTCCTGCGCGAACGTGGCTGA